A stretch of the Capsicum annuum cultivar UCD-10X-F1 chromosome 10, UCD10Xv1.1, whole genome shotgun sequence genome encodes the following:
- the LOC107845356 gene encoding uncharacterized protein LOC107845356 codes for MRASIMAVASTKKKSVFVDWVTGRIKVKQLPFMGILCTVLYIVFRTTNYQYEQTEMESKLNPFYSSKDSDVDITHLNSLPHGIIHARSDLELKPLWSTSHSKSKANISSSHNLLALAVGIKQKSNVDVLVQKFLPENFTIILFHYDGHVDGWWDLQWSKEAIHIVANNQTKWWFAKRFLHPAAVSIYDYIFLWDEDLGVKNFHPGRYLKIVKSEGLEISQPALDRNSTDIHHRITIRSKRKRFHRRVYDRRGSTKCSNESEGPPCSGFVEGMAPVFSRSAWLCAWHLIQNDLVHGWGMDMKLGYCAQGDRTKKVGVVDSEYIFHQGIQTLGGPSLKKRSNVKQSLKRHDVDVRSEIRRQSTYELQIFKDRWERAVEEDKNWVDPVEAINRKRELRRKQIRKLKVKLA; via the exons ATGAGGGCATCTATCATGGCGGTGGCGTCAACGAAGAAAAAGAGTGTCTTTGTTGACTGG GTAACAGGTAGAATAAAAGTGAAACAGCTACCGTTTATGGGGATTCTTTGTACAGTGTTGTATATTGTGTTTAGGACCACTAATTATCAGTATGAACAGACAGAG ATGGAGTCGAAGTTGAACCCGTTTTATTCTTCAAAG GATTCTGATGTAGATATCACACATTTAAACAGCTTGCCTCATGGTATTATCCATGCAAGGTCGGATCTAGAGTTAAAGCCTCTTTGGTCTACAAGTCATTCCAAGTCCAAG GCTAACATTTCTAGTTCTCATAACCTTTTGGCATTGGCAGTTGGTATTAAACAAAAGAGCAATGTTGATGTTCTTGTCCAAAAG TTTCTTCCAGAGAATTTTACAATCATCTTGTTCCACTATGATGGACATGTTGATGGCTGGTGGGACCTCCAATGGAGTAAAGAAGCCATTCATATTGTTGCAAATAACCAAACTAAATG GTGGTTTGCAAAGCGATTCTTACATCCTGCTGCTGTTTCTATCTATGATTACATTTTCCTTTGGGATGAAGATTTGGGCGTGAAGAATTTCCATCCTGGAAG GTACCTCAAAATTGTGAAATCAGAAGGACTGGAAATTTCCCAGCCAGCCTTGGACCGGAACTCAACTGATATACATCATAGAATCACAATAAGAAGCAAGAGAAAGAGGTTCCACAG AAGAGTGTATGATAGAAGAGGTAGTACAAAATGTTCAAATGAAAGCGAAGGTCCTCCATGCAGCGG ATTTGTGGAAGGAATGGCTCCAGTCTTTTCAAGATCTGCTTGGCTGTGTGCTTGGCATCTTATACAG AATGATCTTGTTCATGGATGGGGAATGGACATGAAACTTGGTTATTGTGCACAG GGGGACAGAACCAAAAAAGTTGGAGTAGTTGATAGTGAATATATCTTCCACCAGGGCATTCAAACTTTAGGAGGGCCATCTCTGAAGAAG CGTTCAAATGTTAAACAGTCTTTGAAG AGACACGACGTTGACGTGCGATCTGAG ATTCGACGACAGTCCACGTATGAGCTACAAATATTTAAGGATCGGTGGGAACGAGCTGTGGAAGAAGACAAGAACTGGGTGGATCCAGTTGAAGCGATCAACCGAAAACGTGAACTACGACGCAAACAAATACGAAAACTGAAAGTTAAGCTCGCATGA